The Arcobacter arenosus genome has a window encoding:
- the rpoC gene encoding DNA-directed RNA polymerase subunit beta': protein MSKTERVLEPIEIKELERPQDFAAFQLRLASPEKILSWSSGEVKKPETINYRTLKPERDGLFCAKIFGPVKDYECLCGKYKKMRYKGVVCEKCGVEVTSSKVRRHRMGHIDLVSPVAHIWMVSSLPTRIGTLLGVKLKDLERVLYYEAYIVNEPGEAFYDNEKTKKVNKFDILNEEQYRTISDLFDHTGFEANMGGDVIRNLLENLDLIELLGMLKNEMSGTKSEAKRKTIVKRLKVVENFINSGNRPEWMMLTQLPVLPPDLRPLVSLDGGKFAVSDVNDLYRRVINRNNRLKRLTELDAPEIIIRNEKRMLQEAVDALFDNGKTANAVKGANKRPLKSLSEIIKGKQGRFRQNLLGKRVDFSGRSVIVVGPSLRMDQCGIPKKMALELFKPHLMAKLEEKGYATTLKSAKRLIESQTNEVWECLNEIVDEYPVLLNRAPTLHKLSIQAFHPTLIDGKAIQLHPLVCAAFNADFDGDQMAVHVPLSQEAIAEAKILMMSSMNILLPASGRAIAVPSQDMILGIYYLSLEKEGVKGEHKLFADVNEAQIALDMKQVDLHAKIRTKVDGKIIHTTVGRLIIKEILPEFVPVELWNKILKKKDIGALVDYIYKHGGYEVTPRFLDDLKNLGFRYATDAGISVSIDDIRVPETKAGHIASSKKEVIEVQKQFSQGLLTEQERYNKIIDIWTEVNNTLGTEMMDLVKTDKNGFNSIYMMADSGARGSAAQIRQLSGMRGLMAKPDGSIIETPIISNFREGLNVLEYFISTHGARKGLADTALKTANAGYLTRKLIDVSQNVRITVEDCGTHEGIEISDISSGNELIESLEERITGRVIAEDIIDPISNEILFTEGTLITEEDAKVVKDAEVKSVVIRTPLTCKEEHGLCSKCYGLNLGEQRKATPGEAVGVVAAQSIGEPGTQLTLRTFHVGGTASATQTERELRADKEGFIRYYNIKTYVDKNGKNIVANRRNAGILLVEPKINAPFKGNVTVETIHEETILTITNGKDEKKYYLRKNDVAKPNELAGVSGKIEGKLYLPHGDGVEVEENESIVEMIKDGWNVPNRIPFASELKVKDGAPITSTIVSGAKGSVKYYKLHGDYLERREDINAGEVVNEKGLFAVIVDNDEREALRHYISRGSVVEFNDNTLVEKDSIIAKPSSDEQVVIAEWDPYSNPSIAEQKGKVAFEDIIPGVTVSEQYDELTGTSKLVVNEYIPAGHKPTIIVATESKELLRYSLDPKASLFVSEGQNVEIADVLAKTPKATQKSKDITGGLPRVSELFEARRPKNIAVLASFDGMVSFGKPLRNKQRVIVTDENGNKAEYLVEKSKQILVHEGEFVHAGEAITDGMVSPHDILRILGEKALHYFIVSEVQQVYRSQGVNIADKHIEVITSQMLRQVSILNGGDTKFIIGDMVSKKRFMQENEKIIKLGGKPAIAEPLLLGITRAAVTSDSIISAASFQETTKVLTEAAISAKMDMLEDLKENVVIGRTIPVGTGLYKNKKVKFQNPEEE from the coding sequence ATGAGTAAAACTGAAAGAGTATTAGAACCAATTGAAATAAAAGAATTAGAAAGACCGCAAGATTTTGCGGCATTTCAATTAAGACTTGCTAGTCCTGAAAAAATTCTATCTTGGTCATCTGGTGAAGTTAAAAAACCAGAAACTATTAACTATAGAACTTTAAAACCAGAAAGAGATGGACTTTTCTGTGCAAAAATCTTTGGACCAGTTAAAGATTATGAGTGTCTTTGTGGTAAATATAAAAAGATGAGATACAAAGGTGTAGTTTGTGAAAAATGTGGTGTTGAAGTAACTTCGTCAAAAGTTAGAAGACACAGAATGGGTCACATCGACTTAGTTTCACCAGTTGCACACATTTGGATGGTATCTTCATTACCAACAAGAATTGGTACTTTACTTGGTGTTAAACTAAAAGATTTAGAAAGAGTATTATATTACGAAGCATATATTGTAAATGAGCCAGGTGAAGCTTTTTACGATAATGAAAAAACTAAAAAAGTTAATAAATTTGATATCTTAAATGAAGAGCAATATAGAACAATTTCTGATTTATTTGATCACACTGGTTTTGAAGCAAACATGGGTGGAGATGTAATTAGAAATCTTTTAGAAAATTTAGATTTAATTGAACTTCTTGGTATGCTTAAAAATGAGATGTCAGGAACTAAATCTGAAGCAAAAAGAAAAACTATTGTAAAAAGATTAAAAGTTGTTGAAAACTTTATTAATTCTGGTAATAGACCAGAGTGGATGATGTTAACTCAACTTCCAGTTCTTCCGCCAGATTTAAGACCACTTGTATCATTAGATGGTGGTAAGTTTGCAGTTTCAGATGTTAATGACCTTTATAGAAGAGTAATTAACAGAAATAACAGACTTAAAAGATTAACTGAACTTGATGCTCCTGAAATCATTATTAGAAATGAAAAAAGAATGCTTCAAGAAGCAGTGGACGCATTATTTGATAATGGTAAAACAGCAAATGCTGTTAAGGGTGCAAATAAAAGACCACTTAAATCATTATCTGAGATTATCAAAGGTAAACAAGGAAGATTTAGACAAAACTTACTTGGTAAAAGGGTTGACTTCTCAGGTAGATCTGTAATTGTTGTTGGACCATCTTTAAGAATGGACCAATGTGGTATTCCTAAAAAAATGGCATTAGAGTTATTTAAACCACACTTAATGGCTAAATTAGAGGAAAAAGGTTACGCAACAACTTTAAAATCTGCAAAAAGATTAATTGAATCACAAACAAATGAAGTTTGGGAATGTTTAAATGAAATTGTTGATGAATATCCAGTTTTACTGAACAGAGCACCAACTCTTCACAAATTGTCAATTCAAGCGTTTCACCCAACATTAATTGATGGTAAAGCTATTCAATTACACCCATTAGTTTGTGCGGCATTCAACGCCGACTTCGATGGTGACCAAATGGCGGTACACGTACCATTATCACAAGAAGCTATTGCTGAAGCTAAGATTTTAATGATGTCTTCAATGAACATCCTTTTACCAGCTTCAGGTAGAGCTATTGCTGTACCATCACAGGATATGATTTTAGGTATTTATTATCTATCATTAGAAAAAGAGGGTGTTAAAGGTGAACATAAATTATTTGCAGATGTAAATGAAGCACAAATTGCTTTAGATATGAAGCAAGTTGATTTACATGCAAAAATTAGAACAAAAGTTGATGGAAAAATTATCCATACAACAGTTGGTAGATTAATTATTAAAGAGATTTTACCAGAATTTGTACCTGTTGAATTATGGAATAAAATTTTAAAGAAAAAAGATATTGGAGCTTTAGTTGATTATATTTACAAACATGGTGGATATGAAGTAACTCCAAGATTCTTAGATGATCTTAAAAACTTAGGTTTTAGATATGCAACAGATGCTGGTATTTCTGTATCTATTGATGATATTAGAGTTCCTGAAACAAAAGCTGGACATATTGCTTCATCTAAAAAAGAGGTTATTGAAGTTCAAAAACAATTCTCTCAAGGTTTATTAACTGAGCAAGAAAGATATAATAAAATTATTGATATCTGGACTGAGGTTAACAATACTCTTGGAACAGAGATGATGGATTTAGTTAAGACTGATAAAAATGGATTCAACTCTATTTATATGATGGCTGACTCAGGGGCGAGGGGTTCTGCTGCTCAGATTAGACAGTTATCTGGTATGAGGGGACTTATGGCTAAGCCAGATGGTTCTATTATTGAAACTCCAATTATTTCTAACTTTAGAGAAGGTCTAAATGTACTTGAGTACTTTATTTCTACTCACGGTGCTAGAAAAGGTCTTGCGGATACAGCGTTAAAAACAGCGAATGCTGGTTACTTAACAAGAAAGCTTATCGACGTTTCTCAAAATGTTAGAATTACAGTTGAAGATTGTGGAACACACGAAGGTATTGAAATTTCTGACATCTCTTCAGGTAATGAATTAATTGAAAGCTTAGAAGAAAGAATTACAGGTAGAGTAATCGCTGAAGATATTATTGACCCAATCTCAAATGAGATTTTATTTACTGAGGGTACATTAATTACTGAAGAGGATGCAAAAGTTGTAAAAGATGCAGAGGTTAAATCTGTAGTAATTAGAACTCCATTAACATGTAAAGAAGAACATGGTTTATGTTCTAAATGTTATGGTCTAAACCTTGGTGAGCAAAGAAAAGCAACTCCTGGTGAAGCAGTTGGGGTTGTTGCGGCACAATCTATTGGTGAGCCAGGAACACAGCTTACACTTAGAACTTTCCACGTTGGGGGTACTGCAAGTGCTACTCAAACAGAAAGAGAGTTAAGAGCTGATAAAGAAGGTTTCATTAGATACTATAATATCAAAACATATGTTGATAAAAATGGTAAAAATATTGTTGCAAACAGAAGAAATGCAGGTATTTTATTAGTTGAACCAAAAATTAATGCACCATTCAAAGGTAATGTAACTGTTGAAACAATTCACGAAGAAACAATTTTAACTATTACAAATGGTAAAGATGAGAAGAAATATTACCTAAGAAAAAATGATGTTGCTAAGCCAAACGAGCTTGCTGGTGTATCTGGTAAGATTGAAGGTAAGTTATATTTACCACATGGTGATGGTGTTGAAGTTGAAGAAAATGAATCTATCGTTGAGATGATTAAAGATGGTTGGAATGTTCCAAACAGAATCCCTTTTGCATCTGAATTAAAAGTTAAAGATGGAGCACCAATTACATCTACTATTGTTTCTGGAGCTAAAGGTTCTGTGAAGTACTATAAACTTCATGGTGACTATTTAGAAAGAAGAGAAGATATCAATGCTGGTGAAGTTGTAAATGAAAAAGGGCTTTTTGCTGTTATCGTTGATAATGATGAAAGAGAAGCATTAAGACATTATATCTCAAGAGGTTCTGTTGTAGAATTTAATGACAATACTCTTGTTGAAAAAGATTCAATTATTGCTAAACCATCAAGTGATGAGCAAGTTGTAATTGCTGAATGGGACCCATATTCAAACCCAAGTATTGCAGAACAAAAAGGTAAGGTAGCATTTGAAGATATTATCCCAGGTGTAACTGTATCTGAGCAATATGATGAATTAACTGGTACTTCAAAATTAGTTGTTAATGAGTATATTCCAGCAGGACATAAACCAACAATTATTGTTGCAACTGAAAGTAAAGAGCTATTAAGATACTCTTTAGATCCAAAAGCATCATTATTTGTAAGTGAAGGTCAAAATGTTGAAATTGCAGATGTTTTAGCGAAAACTCCTAAAGCAACTCAAAAATCAAAAGATATTACTGGAGGTCTTCCAAGAGTATCTGAATTATTTGAAGCAAGAAGACCAAAAAATATTGCTGTTTTAGCTTCATTTGATGGTATGGTTTCATTTGGTAAACCTCTTAGAAATAAACAAAGAGTTATTGTTACTGATGAAAATGGAAATAAAGCTGAGTATTTAGTTGAAAAATCTAAACAAATCTTAGTACATGAGGGTGAGTTTGTTCACGCTGGTGAAGCAATTACAGATGGTATGGTTTCACCTCATGATATCCTAAGAATTTTAGGTGAAAAAGCACTTCATTACTTTATTGTATCTGAAGTACAACAAGTATATAGATCTCAAGGGGTTAATATTGCCGATAAACATATTGAGGTAATTACATCTCAAATGTTAAGACAAGTATCTATTCTAAATGGTGGAGATACTAAGTTTATCATTGGTGATATGGTTTCTAAGAAAAGATTTATGCAAGAGAATGAGAAAATTATCAAATTAGGTGGTAAACCAGCGATTGCTGAACCATTATTACTTGGTATTACAAGAGCAGCTGTTACATCTGACTCTATTATCTCTGCTGCATCATTCCAGGAAACTACTAAAGTATTAACTGAAGCTGCAATTAGTGCAAAAATGGATATGTTAGAAGACTTAAAAGAAAATGTTGTAATTGGTAGAACAATTCCAGTAGGAACAGGTCTTTACAAAAACAAAAAAGTTAAATTTCAAAATCCAGAAGAGGAGTAA